The Streptomyces sp. Mut1 genome window below encodes:
- a CDS encoding ABC transporter permease has translation MTGTVRPSTADDFDTALKGSPDGNSPLSRLKLIRWSDFSLVPVILVLMLIGFIVSPVFLTSDNLISVVQQSSELSLLVLGQALILICGRMDLSLESTIGIAPVVAMWLVLPTEGGRFAGLGLLPAWSAIPLCLLVGLAVGAVNGFLMLKLRVNGFIATLGMLTMLRGLHIGITEGKSITDVPESFRYLGKTSWFGAPAAVWICLVLFAVGGAALAWLRHGRSLYAIGGNPEAARAAGIRVDRVTWIVLAIGGLLAAFAGILYTGHYGAVAATQGDGWIFQVFAAAVIGGISLKGGRGTLFGALTGVLTLQLVVNVMTLGGVPALWNQFLNGAIIIVALVISRFASGEKQD, from the coding sequence ATGACCGGCACGGTACGGCCGTCCACGGCCGACGACTTCGACACGGCACTGAAGGGCTCCCCGGACGGGAACAGCCCGCTGAGCAGGCTCAAGCTGATCCGGTGGAGCGACTTCTCGCTGGTGCCGGTGATCCTGGTGCTGATGCTGATCGGCTTCATCGTCTCGCCGGTCTTCCTCACCTCCGACAACCTGATCAGCGTCGTCCAGCAGTCCTCCGAGCTGAGCCTGCTCGTCCTCGGCCAGGCGCTGATCCTGATCTGCGGCCGCATGGACCTCTCGCTGGAGTCGACGATCGGCATCGCGCCCGTCGTCGCGATGTGGCTGGTGCTGCCCACCGAGGGCGGCCGCTTCGCCGGCCTCGGGCTGCTCCCCGCCTGGTCGGCGATCCCGCTCTGCCTGCTGGTCGGCCTCGCCGTCGGAGCCGTCAACGGCTTCCTGATGCTGAAACTCCGGGTCAACGGCTTCATCGCCACGCTCGGCATGCTGACGATGCTGCGCGGCCTCCACATCGGCATCACCGAGGGCAAGTCCATCACCGACGTCCCGGAGTCCTTCCGCTACCTCGGCAAGACCTCGTGGTTCGGTGCGCCGGCCGCGGTCTGGATCTGCCTGGTCCTCTTCGCCGTCGGCGGCGCGGCCCTCGCCTGGCTGCGCCACGGGCGCTCGCTGTACGCGATCGGCGGCAACCCGGAAGCGGCCCGCGCCGCGGGCATCCGCGTCGACCGCGTCACCTGGATCGTGCTCGCCATCGGCGGCCTGCTCGCCGCCTTCGCGGGCATCCTCTACACCGGCCACTACGGTGCGGTCGCCGCGACCCAGGGCGACGGCTGGATCTTCCAGGTGTTCGCCGCCGCCGTGATCGGCGGAATCAGCCTCAAGGGCGGCCGGGGCACCCTCTTCGGCGCCCTGACCGGCGTACTGACGCTCCAGCTGGTCGTCAACGTGATGACCCTCGGCGGCGTCCCCGCCCTCTGGAACCAGTTCCTCAACGGCGCGATCATCATCGTCGCCCTGGTCATCTCCCGCTTCGCCAGCGGCGAGAAGCAGGACTAG
- a CDS encoding L-fuconate dehydratase translates to MSQTVTDFEVHDIRFPTSEQLDGSDAMNPDPDYSAAYVVLRTDADDSGATAEGHGFCFTIGRGNEVMAAAIEALRPHVTGRPVPRTAADLGALYRDLTHDSQLRWLGPEKGVMHMAAGAVINAAWDLAARQAGLPVWEFLAGMTPEELVSLVDFRYLTDALTPDEALAILRAAEPGRAERAAVLRTEGYPAYTTSPGWLGYSDDKLVRLAKQAVADGFTQIKLKVGGEVGDDVRRMALAREAVGPGVRIAVDANQRWDVADAVAWLTALAPYDPHWIEEPTSPDDILGHAAVRAGQPVKVATGEHVANRVVFKQLLQAGAVDFVQIDAARVAGVNENLAILLLAAKYGIPVCPHAGGVGLCELVQHLSMFDYVAVAGTWEDRVIEYVDHLHEHFVDPVVIENGRYTTPAAPGFSARMRPESIAAHSYPHGPVWQARRIEKEEGR, encoded by the coding sequence ATGAGTCAGACCGTCACGGATTTCGAGGTCCACGACATCCGTTTTCCGACCTCGGAGCAGCTGGACGGCTCGGACGCCATGAATCCGGACCCCGACTACTCGGCCGCCTACGTCGTCCTGCGCACCGACGCCGACGACAGCGGCGCCACGGCCGAGGGGCATGGTTTCTGCTTCACCATCGGGCGCGGCAACGAGGTGATGGCCGCCGCCATCGAGGCGCTGCGGCCCCACGTCACCGGCCGCCCGGTGCCCCGTACGGCGGCCGACCTCGGCGCCCTGTACCGCGACCTCACGCACGACTCCCAACTCCGCTGGCTCGGGCCCGAGAAGGGCGTGATGCACATGGCGGCCGGCGCGGTGATCAACGCCGCCTGGGACCTGGCGGCGAGACAGGCGGGCCTGCCCGTCTGGGAGTTCCTGGCCGGGATGACACCCGAGGAGCTGGTCTCCCTGGTCGACTTCCGCTACCTCACCGACGCGCTCACCCCCGACGAGGCGCTGGCCATCCTGCGGGCCGCCGAACCGGGCCGCGCCGAACGCGCCGCCGTCCTGCGGACCGAGGGCTACCCCGCGTACACCACATCGCCCGGCTGGCTCGGCTACTCCGACGACAAGCTGGTCCGGCTCGCCAAGCAGGCCGTCGCCGACGGCTTCACCCAGATCAAGCTCAAGGTCGGCGGCGAGGTCGGCGACGACGTCCGCCGGATGGCGCTCGCCCGCGAGGCCGTCGGCCCCGGCGTGCGGATCGCGGTCGACGCCAACCAGCGCTGGGACGTCGCCGACGCGGTCGCGTGGCTGACCGCGCTCGCCCCGTACGACCCGCACTGGATCGAGGAGCCGACCAGCCCCGACGACATCCTCGGCCACGCCGCCGTGCGCGCCGGGCAGCCGGTCAAGGTCGCCACCGGCGAACACGTCGCCAACCGCGTCGTGTTCAAGCAGCTGCTCCAGGCCGGCGCCGTCGACTTCGTCCAGATCGACGCCGCACGCGTCGCCGGCGTCAACGAGAACCTGGCGATCCTGCTGCTCGCCGCCAAGTACGGCATCCCGGTCTGCCCGCACGCCGGCGGCGTCGGACTGTGCGAACTGGTCCAGCACCTCTCGATGTTCGACTACGTGGCCGTCGCCGGCACCTGGGAGGACCGGGTCATCGAGTACGTCGACCACCTCCACGAACACTTCGTGGACCCCGTCGTCATCGAGAACGGGCGCTACACCACCCCGGCCGCACCCGGCTTCTCGGCCAGGATGCGCCCCGAGTCGATCGCCGCGCACAGCTACCCGCACGGGCCCGTCTGGCAGGCCCGCCGCATCGAGAAGGAGGAGGGCCGATGA
- a CDS encoding FadR/GntR family transcriptional regulator, with product MAVTDEAIEKIKGMIVSGALRPGDRLPKESELAAELGLSRNSLREAVRALSLIRILDVRQGDGTYVTSLDPQLLLEALSFVVDFHRDDTVLEFLAVRRILEPAATAMAASRISEERLDALGAQLDALGERPSVEELVACDLDFHRGIVQASGNSVLCSLLDGLSGPTTRARVWRGLTQEDAVSRTLHEHRAIVSALRDRDAEAARAWATVHVASVEQWLRSTL from the coding sequence ATGGCTGTCACCGACGAGGCCATCGAGAAGATCAAGGGGATGATCGTCTCGGGTGCGCTACGGCCCGGCGATCGTCTTCCCAAGGAGAGCGAACTCGCCGCGGAGCTGGGCCTGTCGCGCAACTCGCTGCGGGAGGCGGTGCGCGCCCTGTCGCTGATCCGCATTCTCGACGTGCGCCAGGGCGACGGCACGTACGTGACGAGCCTCGATCCGCAGCTGCTGCTCGAAGCGCTGAGCTTCGTGGTGGACTTCCACCGCGACGACACGGTGCTGGAGTTCCTGGCGGTGCGCCGGATCCTGGAACCGGCCGCCACGGCGATGGCGGCGAGCCGGATCAGCGAGGAGCGGCTGGACGCGCTCGGCGCCCAGTTGGACGCGCTGGGCGAGCGGCCGTCGGTGGAGGAGTTGGTGGCGTGCGACCTGGACTTCCACCGGGGCATCGTCCAGGCGTCGGGGAACTCGGTGCTCTGCTCGCTGCTCGACGGCCTCTCGGGGCCGACGACGCGGGCGCGGGTGTGGCGCGGGCTGACCCAGGAGGACGCGGTGAGCCGGACGCTGCATGAGCACCGGGCGATCGTATCGGCGTTGCGGGATCGCGACGCGGAGGCTGCGCGGGCCTGGGCGACGGTGCATGTGGCGAGCGTGGAGCAGTGGTTGCGGTCGACGTTGTAG
- the glpK gene encoding glycerol kinase GlpK, which yields MTDAHTTGTHGTGPFIAAIDQGTTSSRCIVFDKDGRIVSVDQKEHEQIFPKPAWVEHDAAEIWDNVQEVVAGAIVKAGITAADVKAIGITNQRETTLLWDKHTGEPVHNALVWQDTRTDALCKELGRNVGQDRFRRETGLPLASYFAGPKARWLLDNVEGLRERAERGDILFGTMDSWVIWNLTGGTDGGVHVTDVTNASRTLLMNLHTMQWDEKICSSIGVPMAMLPEIRSSAEVYGTARGGVLDGVPVASALGDQQAALFGQTCFAEGEAKSTYGTGTFMLMNTGDTPVNSYNGLLTTVGYQIGDQKPVYALEGSIAVTGSLVQWMRDQMGLIQSAAEIETLASSVEDNGGAYFVPAFSGLFAPYWRPDARGVIAGLTRYVTKAHIARAVLEATAWQTREISDAMTKDSGVELTALKVDGGMTSNNLLMQTLADFLDAPVVRPMVAETTCLGAAYAAGLAVGFWPDTDALRANWRRAAEWTPRMDADTRAREYKSWLKAVERTMGWLDDEE from the coding sequence GTGACCGACGCACACACCACCGGCACCCATGGCACCGGGCCGTTCATCGCGGCCATCGACCAGGGCACCACCTCCAGCCGCTGCATCGTCTTCGACAAGGACGGCCGGATCGTCTCCGTCGACCAGAAGGAGCACGAGCAGATCTTCCCGAAGCCCGCCTGGGTGGAGCACGACGCCGCCGAGATCTGGGACAACGTCCAGGAGGTCGTCGCCGGCGCCATCGTCAAGGCGGGCATCACGGCCGCCGACGTCAAGGCCATCGGCATCACCAACCAGCGCGAGACCACCCTGCTGTGGGACAAGCACACCGGTGAGCCCGTCCACAACGCCCTCGTCTGGCAGGACACCCGCACGGACGCGCTCTGCAAGGAGCTCGGCCGCAACGTCGGGCAGGACCGTTTCCGCCGTGAGACCGGGCTGCCGCTCGCCTCGTACTTCGCCGGGCCCAAGGCCCGCTGGCTGCTCGACAACGTCGAGGGGCTGCGCGAGCGGGCCGAGCGCGGCGACATCCTCTTCGGCACCATGGACTCCTGGGTCATCTGGAACCTGACCGGCGGCACCGACGGCGGCGTCCACGTCACCGACGTCACCAACGCCTCGCGCACCCTCCTGATGAACCTGCACACCATGCAGTGGGACGAGAAGATCTGTTCCTCCATCGGCGTGCCGATGGCCATGCTGCCCGAGATCCGTTCCTCGGCCGAGGTCTACGGCACCGCCAGGGGCGGCGTGCTCGACGGTGTGCCGGTGGCCTCCGCGCTGGGCGACCAGCAGGCGGCGCTGTTCGGCCAGACCTGCTTCGCCGAGGGCGAGGCCAAGTCCACGTACGGCACCGGCACCTTCATGCTGATGAACACCGGTGACACGCCCGTGAACTCCTACAACGGGCTGCTGACCACCGTGGGTTACCAGATCGGCGACCAGAAGCCGGTGTACGCCCTGGAGGGGTCGATCGCCGTCACCGGTTCGCTGGTGCAGTGGATGCGCGACCAGATGGGCCTGATCCAGTCCGCGGCCGAGATCGAGACCCTGGCCTCCTCGGTCGAGGACAACGGCGGCGCCTACTTCGTGCCGGCCTTCTCCGGCCTGTTCGCCCCGTACTGGCGCCCCGACGCCCGCGGTGTCATCGCCGGTCTCACCCGCTACGTCACCAAGGCGCACATCGCCCGTGCCGTGCTGGAGGCCACCGCCTGGCAGACGCGGGAGATCAGCGACGCCATGACCAAGGACTCCGGCGTCGAGCTGACCGCGCTCAAGGTCGACGGCGGTATGACCTCCAACAACCTGCTGATGCAGACGCTCGCCGACTTCCTGGACGCGCCCGTGGTGCGGCCGATGGTCGCCGAGACCACCTGCCTCGGCGCCGCCTACGCCGCCGGACTGGCCGTCGGCTTCTGGCCCGACACCGACGCGCTGCGCGCCAACTGGCGCAGGGCCGCCGAGTGGACCCCCCGCATGGACGCGGACACCCGCGCCCGCGAGTACAAGAGCTGGCTCAAGGCCGTGGAACGCACCATGGGCTGGCTGGACGACGAGGAGTAG
- a CDS encoding PAC2 family protein: MIELDGVPELIDPVMVAAFEGWNDAGDAASTAVAHLDREWKGEVFAALDAEDYYDFQVNRPTVWLDGGVRKITWPTTRLSVVRIGGDKPRDLVLVRGIEPSMRWRSFCNEILGFAHELGVEMVVVLGALLGDTPHTRPVPVSGVTSDADLARTMDLEETRYEGPTGIVGILQEACTHAGVPAVSLWAAVPHYVSQPPNPKATLALLNRLEDLLGLRIPLGELPEDARAWQVGVDQLASEDSEVAEYVQTLEEARDTAELPEASGEAIAREFERYLRRRDPGPGPGQPSGGHATESGEATYLRDTSSGRTRPPKPVRPETGPGPVSGPGTGRPGGPGTGRPTPGGPDERAADGEPEQPSGDGPDEDTDNGPDGPDGPSRD; the protein is encoded by the coding sequence GTGATCGAGCTCGACGGGGTTCCCGAGCTGATCGACCCGGTCATGGTGGCCGCGTTCGAGGGGTGGAACGACGCAGGTGACGCCGCCTCCACGGCGGTCGCGCACCTGGACAGGGAGTGGAAGGGCGAGGTGTTCGCGGCGCTGGACGCCGAGGACTACTACGACTTCCAGGTCAACCGCCCGACGGTGTGGCTGGACGGCGGGGTACGCAAGATCACCTGGCCGACCACCCGGCTCTCCGTGGTCCGCATCGGCGGGGACAAACCCCGCGATCTGGTGCTGGTCCGGGGCATCGAACCGTCCATGCGCTGGCGCTCGTTCTGCAACGAGATCCTGGGCTTCGCGCATGAGCTGGGCGTCGAGATGGTGGTGGTGCTCGGCGCGCTGCTCGGCGACACCCCGCACACCCGGCCGGTACCGGTCAGCGGCGTCACGTCCGACGCCGATCTGGCGCGCACCATGGACTTGGAGGAGACCAGGTACGAGGGTCCGACGGGCATCGTCGGCATCCTCCAGGAGGCGTGCACGCACGCGGGCGTGCCCGCGGTGAGCCTGTGGGCCGCGGTGCCGCACTATGTGTCGCAGCCGCCCAACCCGAAGGCGACGCTGGCGCTGCTGAACCGTCTGGAGGATCTGCTCGGGCTGCGCATCCCGCTCGGCGAACTGCCGGAGGACGCGCGCGCCTGGCAGGTGGGCGTCGACCAGCTCGCCTCCGAGGACAGCGAGGTGGCCGAGTACGTGCAGACGCTGGAGGAGGCCCGGGACACCGCGGAGCTGCCCGAGGCGAGCGGCGAGGCCATCGCCCGGGAGTTCGAGCGCTATCTCAGGCGCCGCGACCCGGGACCCGGCCCCGGCCAGCCGTCCGGCGGGCACGCCACGGAGAGCGGGGAGGCGACATATCTCCGGGACACGTCGAGCGGCCGCACCAGGCCGCCGAAGCCGGTCCGGCCGGAGACGGGACCCGGACCGGTGAGCGGGCCCGGCACCGGCCGGCCGGGCGGCCCGGGGACCGGCCGGCCCACGCCGGGCGGCCCCGACGAGCGCGCCGCGGACGGCGAGCCGGAGCAGCCGTCCGGCGACGGACCGGACGAGGACACGGACAACGGCCCGGACGGACCGGACGGCCCTTCGCGGGACTGA
- a CDS encoding sugar ABC transporter ATP-binding protein yields MNQAPAPAVQAEGVVKRFGPTVALDGVKLTVRPGESHALVGRNGAGKSTLVSVLTGLHKADAGTVTFGGEPAPAFGDTSAWQSKVACVYQKSMVVPDLTVAENLFLNRFDDRARWISWGRLRKRAEQVLEAYGVQVDPNTRARDLAVEQRQFVEIARALSFGARLIILDEPTAQLDARGIARLFDRLRELQSRGVAFLFISHHLQEVYELCTAVTVYRDARHVLTAPVADVSKEDLVAAMTGEKAAGATAWHAAGDTAPDPSAKPVLATEQLSLDGRFEPLDLQVRPGEVLGLAGSAASGNTAVGEVLAGMRKAGGGTVRVRGRAVRTGSVPHALDAGIGYIPEDRHDQGLVLERSVAENATLTVTDQLGPWGTVLPSRTREFARSMIDSLDIKTQGPEQPVSGLSGGNQQKVVVARALARDPSVLVAVRPTAGVDVKSKDSLLGVVRRVADAGNAAVVVSDELDDLRVCDRVLALFHGRVVATFDSGWTDGELVAAMEGVGERE; encoded by the coding sequence ATGAACCAGGCACCAGCACCCGCCGTACAGGCGGAAGGCGTCGTCAAGCGCTTCGGGCCGACCGTGGCGCTGGACGGGGTGAAGCTGACCGTGCGGCCCGGCGAGTCGCACGCGCTCGTCGGCCGCAACGGCGCCGGCAAGTCCACGCTGGTCAGCGTCCTGACCGGACTCCACAAGGCGGACGCCGGCACGGTCACGTTCGGCGGGGAGCCCGCGCCCGCCTTCGGGGACACCTCGGCCTGGCAGTCCAAGGTCGCCTGCGTCTACCAGAAGTCCATGGTCGTCCCCGACCTGACCGTCGCCGAGAACCTCTTCCTCAACCGGTTCGACGACCGGGCCCGCTGGATCAGCTGGGGCAGGCTCCGCAAACGCGCCGAACAGGTCCTCGAAGCGTACGGAGTCCAGGTCGACCCGAACACCCGGGCGCGGGATCTCGCCGTCGAGCAGCGGCAGTTCGTGGAGATCGCCCGCGCGCTGTCCTTCGGCGCCCGGCTGATCATCCTGGACGAGCCGACCGCCCAGCTCGACGCCCGGGGCATCGCCCGGCTCTTCGACCGGCTCCGTGAACTCCAGAGCCGGGGCGTGGCCTTCCTGTTCATCTCGCACCACCTCCAGGAGGTGTACGAGCTGTGCACCGCGGTCACCGTCTACCGCGACGCCCGCCACGTCCTGACCGCCCCCGTCGCCGACGTCTCCAAGGAGGACCTGGTCGCGGCGATGACCGGCGAGAAAGCGGCGGGCGCGACCGCCTGGCACGCGGCCGGCGACACCGCGCCCGACCCGTCGGCAAAACCCGTCCTGGCCACCGAACAGCTGTCCCTGGACGGCCGGTTCGAGCCCCTGGACCTCCAGGTGCGCCCCGGCGAGGTGCTCGGCCTCGCCGGCTCGGCGGCCAGCGGCAACACCGCGGTCGGCGAGGTGCTCGCCGGCATGCGCAAGGCGGGCGGCGGCACGGTCCGGGTGCGCGGCCGGGCCGTACGGACGGGCAGCGTCCCGCACGCCCTGGACGCCGGGATCGGCTACATTCCCGAGGACCGGCACGACCAGGGCCTCGTCCTGGAACGCAGCGTCGCGGAGAACGCCACCCTCACGGTCACCGACCAGCTCGGCCCCTGGGGGACCGTCCTGCCCTCCCGAACCAGGGAGTTCGCCCGGTCCATGATCGACTCGCTCGACATCAAGACCCAGGGCCCCGAGCAGCCCGTCTCCGGGCTCTCCGGCGGCAACCAGCAGAAGGTCGTGGTCGCCCGCGCCCTGGCCCGGGACCCCAGCGTCCTGGTCGCGGTCCGGCCCACCGCGGGCGTGGACGTCAAGTCCAAGGACTCGCTCCTCGGAGTCGTACGCCGGGTCGCCGACGCGGGCAACGCCGCGGTCGTCGTCTCGGACGAGCTGGACGACCTGCGGGTCTGCGACCGGGTCCTCGCCCTGTTCCACGGGCGGGTCGTCGCAACGTTCGACAGCGGGTGGACCGACGGGGAACTCGTCGCCGCCATGGAAGGTGTGGGGGAAAGGGAATGA
- a CDS encoding SDR family NAD(P)-dependent oxidoreductase, whose protein sequence is MTGTHDFEGMNALVTGGASGIGAAVTAQLVERGAQVAVLDRDTSHTPLGALAIEADLGDDAAVRAGVERAVSAMGSLHTLVSNAGIGSIGTVEDNDDAEWTRVLDINVLGMVRTARHALPHLRRAAAGRPGAVSVTHTCSIAATAGLPQRALYSASKGAVLALTLAMAADHVREGVRVNCVNPGTADTPWVGRLLDQADDPAAERAALSARQPLGRLVSADEVAAAILYLASPAAASVTGTALAVDGGMQGLRLRPAGS, encoded by the coding sequence ATGACCGGCACACACGACTTCGAGGGGATGAACGCCCTGGTGACGGGCGGCGCCTCCGGCATCGGGGCCGCCGTCACGGCCCAGCTCGTCGAGCGCGGGGCCCAGGTCGCCGTCCTCGACCGGGACACCTCCCACACACCCCTCGGCGCCCTCGCCATCGAGGCCGACCTCGGCGACGACGCGGCCGTGCGCGCCGGCGTGGAGCGGGCGGTCTCCGCCATGGGCTCCCTGCACACCCTCGTGTCCAACGCGGGCATCGGCTCCATCGGCACCGTCGAGGACAACGACGACGCCGAGTGGACCCGGGTCCTCGACATCAACGTCCTCGGCATGGTCCGCACCGCCCGGCACGCCCTGCCCCACCTGCGCCGGGCCGCCGCCGGACGCCCCGGCGCCGTGTCGGTCACCCACACCTGCTCGATCGCCGCCACCGCCGGGCTGCCCCAGCGCGCCCTGTACAGCGCGAGCAAGGGCGCCGTCCTCGCGCTCACCCTCGCCATGGCCGCCGACCACGTCCGCGAGGGCGTCCGCGTCAACTGCGTCAACCCCGGCACCGCCGACACCCCGTGGGTCGGCCGGCTGCTGGACCAGGCCGACGACCCGGCCGCCGAACGCGCCGCCCTCAGCGCCCGGCAGCCGCTGGGCCGGCTGGTCTCGGCCGACGAGGTGGCCGCCGCGATCCTCTACCTCGCCAGTCCCGCCGCGGCCTCCGTGACCGGCACCGCACTGGCCGTCGACGGCGGGATGCAGGGCCTGCGCCTGCGCCCCGCCGGCAGCTGA
- a CDS encoding glycerol-3-phosphate dehydrogenase/oxidase: MTTLQSVPALGTHPASGSLPSRAETREQLSKATYDLLVIGGGILGISTAWHAAQSGLRVALVDAGDFAGATSSASSKLLHGGLRYLQTGAVKLVAENHFERRAVSRQVAPHLANPLTFYLPVYKGGPHGAAKLGAGVFAYSALSAFGDGVGHVISPARARRDVPELRTENLKAVAVYGDDQMNDARMALMTVRAAVDAGAAVLNHARVTGLRFTRGRVTGAELTDGTDGTEFGVNARLVLNATGPWVDHLRKLEDPGAAPSIRLSKGAHLVLKRTRPWKAALATPIDKYRITFALPWEDMLLLGTTDEEYEGDPADVAVTEKDTAQILDEAAFSVRDQQLSRDLITYSFAGLRVLPGGPGDTSKAKRETVVTEGRGGMLSVAGGKWTTFRHIGRTVMNKLAALPGHPLGEDMEPMARLPRKLPLPGIANPNAVAHRLLVDGGTPGPRMAADTARHLATHYGSLSFDIARLANENPALAERVHPDAPEIWAQVAYARDREWAETADDVLRRRTTLTIRGLATDEIRAGVESVLKERRG, from the coding sequence ATGACCACCCTGCAGAGCGTCCCCGCCCTCGGGACGCATCCGGCATCCGGCTCCCTCCCGAGCCGGGCCGAGACCCGGGAGCAGCTCTCCAAGGCGACGTACGACCTCCTGGTGATCGGTGGCGGCATTCTGGGCATCTCCACCGCCTGGCACGCCGCGCAGTCCGGGCTGCGGGTGGCCCTGGTGGACGCCGGCGACTTCGCCGGCGCCACCTCCTCCGCCTCCTCCAAGCTGCTCCACGGCGGTCTGCGCTACCTCCAGACCGGCGCGGTGAAGCTGGTGGCGGAGAACCACTTCGAGCGCCGTGCGGTCTCCCGCCAGGTCGCCCCGCACCTGGCCAATCCGCTCACCTTCTATCTGCCGGTGTACAAGGGCGGGCCGCACGGCGCGGCGAAGCTGGGCGCGGGCGTCTTCGCGTACTCGGCGCTGTCCGCGTTCGGTGACGGCGTCGGCCATGTGATCAGTCCGGCGCGGGCGCGGCGCGATGTGCCGGAACTGCGCACAGAGAACCTCAAGGCCGTCGCCGTCTACGGCGACGACCAGATGAACGACGCGCGGATGGCGCTGATGACGGTCCGCGCGGCCGTCGACGCGGGCGCGGCGGTGCTCAACCACGCGAGGGTGACCGGGCTGCGGTTCACCAGGGGCCGGGTGACGGGCGCGGAGCTGACCGACGGCACGGACGGCACGGAGTTCGGCGTGAACGCCCGTCTGGTGCTGAACGCGACCGGGCCGTGGGTGGACCACCTGCGGAAGCTGGAGGACCCGGGCGCGGCCCCCTCGATACGCCTGTCCAAGGGCGCCCACCTGGTGCTGAAGCGGACGCGCCCGTGGAAGGCGGCGCTGGCCACGCCGATCGACAAGTACCGCATCACGTTCGCCCTGCCGTGGGAGGACATGCTGCTGCTGGGCACGACGGACGAGGAGTACGAGGGCGATCCGGCGGATGTCGCGGTGACCGAGAAGGACACCGCGCAGATCCTGGACGAGGCGGCGTTCTCGGTACGCGACCAGCAGCTGTCGCGGGATCTGATCACGTACTCCTTCGCCGGCCTCCGGGTGCTGCCGGGCGGGCCCGGTGACACCTCCAAGGCCAAGCGCGAGACGGTCGTGACGGAGGGCCGGGGCGGGATGCTGTCGGTGGCGGGCGGCAAGTGGACGACGTTCCGGCACATCGGCCGTACGGTGATGAACAAGCTGGCCGCGCTCCCCGGGCACCCGTTGGGCGAGGACATGGAGCCGATGGCCCGGCTGCCGAGGAAGCTGCCGCTGCCGGGGATCGCCAACCCGAACGCGGTGGCGCACCGGCTGCTGGTGGACGGCGGGACCCCGGGTCCCCGGATGGCCGCCGACACGGCACGGCACCTGGCCACGCACTACGGTTCGCTGTCCTTCGACATCGCCCGGCTGGCCAACGAGAACCCGGCGCTGGCCGAGCGCGTCCACCCGGACGCCCCGGAGATCTGGGCGCAGGTCGCCTACGCGCGCGACCGGGAGTGGGCCGAGACGGCGGACGACGTCCTGCGGCGGCGGACGACGCTGACGATCCGGGGCCTGGCCACGGACGAGATCAGGGCCGGTGTGGAGTCGGTGCTCAAGGAGCGGCGCGGCTGA
- a CDS encoding sugar ABC transporter substrate-binding protein has protein sequence MRVRTTSAAACAVLLAVTALAGCNRESSDSGTGGGKVGIDLPRSDSDFWNSYQNYIKQGVKDGEVSALPLTNSQNDIGKLVANVQTFRDQGAKAVVMAPQDTGAIAESLNALNEKKIPVISVDTRPDKGDIYMVVRADNKAYGTNACKYLGEQLKGKGKVVEFQGDLSSINGRDRSEAFKACMDKDFPDIKVFELATDWKGDVASAKLQSTLAAHPDINGIYMQAGGVFLQPTLALLEQKKLLKPAGSPGHITIISNDGIPEEFDAIKAGKIDATISQPADLYAKYALYYAKAALDGKTFEEGPTDHDSTIIKIPNGYEDQLPAPLVTKDNVDDPKLWANQLGKKN, from the coding sequence ATGAGAGTGCGTACGACGAGTGCGGCCGCCTGTGCCGTACTGCTGGCCGTCACCGCCCTCGCGGGCTGCAACCGCGAGTCGTCGGACAGCGGTACGGGCGGCGGCAAGGTCGGCATCGACCTGCCGCGCAGCGACAGCGACTTCTGGAACTCCTACCAGAACTACATCAAGCAGGGGGTCAAGGACGGCGAGGTCTCCGCGCTCCCGCTGACCAACTCGCAGAACGACATCGGCAAGCTCGTCGCCAACGTCCAGACCTTCAGGGACCAGGGCGCCAAGGCCGTGGTGATGGCCCCGCAGGACACCGGCGCGATAGCCGAGTCGCTCAACGCGCTCAACGAGAAGAAGATCCCCGTCATCAGCGTCGACACGCGCCCGGACAAGGGCGACATCTACATGGTGGTGCGGGCCGACAACAAGGCGTACGGCACGAACGCCTGCAAGTACCTCGGCGAGCAGCTGAAGGGCAAGGGCAAGGTCGTGGAGTTCCAGGGCGACCTGTCCTCCATCAACGGCCGCGACCGGTCCGAGGCCTTCAAGGCGTGCATGGACAAGGACTTCCCGGACATCAAGGTGTTCGAGCTGGCCACCGACTGGAAGGGCGACGTCGCCTCCGCCAAGCTCCAGTCGACGCTGGCCGCCCACCCCGACATCAACGGCATCTACATGCAGGCCGGGGGCGTCTTCCTCCAGCCCACCCTCGCGCTCCTGGAACAGAAGAAGCTGCTGAAGCCGGCCGGTTCGCCCGGCCACATCACCATCATCTCCAACGACGGCATCCCGGAGGAGTTCGACGCCATCAAGGCCGGGAAGATCGACGCGACGATCTCCCAGCCCGCCGATCTGTACGCGAAGTACGCGCTGTACTACGCGAAGGCGGCCCTGGACGGCAAGACCTTCGAGGAGGGTCCCACCGACCACGACTCCACCATCATCAAGATCCCGAACGGCTACGAGGACCAGCTCCCCGCGCCCCTGGTGACCAAGGACAACGTCGACGACCCGAAGCTCTGGGCCAACCAGCTGGGGAAGAAGAACTAG